One window from the genome of Leptospira broomii serovar Hurstbridge str. 5399 encodes:
- the nuoL gene encoding NADH-quinone oxidoreductase subunit L gives MAWDIWIPVLVLLPLVGSVLNAFFGRTLKGNWPGILGTIFSFASFGVGLYAFLAFKPLERQVPEIVSFFHWLDVGGFNVEVAYQIDQLSLFMVLIITGIGSLIHLYSIGYMKGNPSNGRFFSYLNLFVFSMLHLVLAENLVVLFFGWEGVGLCSYLLIGFDTHKETAANAGIKAFITNRIADLAMVVGIALTYWYTGTLSFTQIASILPELRGFQYVLPIVTTCYFIGAMGKSAQFPFHVWLPDAMAGPTPVSALIHAATMVTAGIFLIARLNFLFILTAQVGLWITVIGTFTAFFAATIGIFQNDIKKVLAYSTVSQLGYMFVAMGVGAYVAGLFHLLTHAFFKALLFLGSGSVIHSLHDEQDLRRMGGLKTQMKVTWFTFLLGTLAISGIPPFSGFFSKDLILEKAYFFHPLFFGLGVVTALLTTFYMFRLTFLAFTGSSRISPSVHPHESPWTITLPLILLAFGAAFSGFLFVPESLGGVDLLERYFQPIFALGKEYSQSAIRHSVNVHHLSPSAELTLALLSLGAVGIGFGLAWNFYFRKGEIPPSEEEYLGWRKWIAKKYYVDEFFSNIVVGPILFFSEFFSSIVEKQFIDKILVNTGRLSSGISLVLRRLQTGTIVDYAFMIILGTILILSLFLWRGL, from the coding sequence ATGGCCTGGGATATTTGGATACCGGTCCTTGTACTTTTACCGTTAGTCGGGTCCGTATTAAACGCTTTTTTTGGACGAACGCTAAAAGGAAATTGGCCCGGCATACTAGGAACTATTTTTTCTTTCGCTTCTTTTGGCGTCGGACTCTATGCGTTTCTCGCATTTAAACCCCTGGAACGTCAGGTTCCCGAGATCGTTTCTTTTTTTCATTGGTTGGACGTAGGCGGATTTAACGTAGAGGTCGCTTATCAAATCGATCAACTTTCTCTGTTTATGGTTTTAATCATAACCGGTATCGGAAGTCTAATTCATCTTTACTCGATCGGTTATATGAAAGGTAATCCGAGTAACGGTCGCTTTTTTTCCTATTTAAACTTATTCGTTTTTTCAATGCTGCATCTAGTCTTGGCCGAAAATCTCGTTGTCTTGTTCTTCGGTTGGGAAGGAGTGGGGCTTTGTTCCTATCTTTTGATAGGTTTCGATACGCATAAAGAAACCGCGGCAAATGCAGGGATTAAGGCCTTTATTACTAACCGAATTGCGGATCTTGCGATGGTTGTCGGGATTGCGTTGACGTATTGGTATACTGGAACCCTTTCTTTTACGCAAATCGCATCCATACTTCCGGAACTTCGCGGATTCCAGTACGTTCTGCCTATCGTAACGACTTGCTATTTCATTGGGGCTATGGGTAAGTCCGCACAATTTCCGTTTCATGTTTGGCTACCCGATGCGATGGCAGGACCGACTCCCGTATCGGCATTGATACACGCGGCGACAATGGTAACTGCGGGAATCTTTCTGATTGCAAGATTGAATTTTCTTTTCATTCTTACCGCGCAGGTCGGGCTTTGGATTACCGTCATCGGTACGTTTACCGCTTTTTTTGCGGCGACGATCGGAATTTTTCAAAACGATATTAAGAAAGTTTTGGCCTATTCTACGGTGTCTCAGCTCGGATATATGTTCGTCGCAATGGGCGTGGGGGCTTATGTTGCCGGACTGTTTCATTTGCTAACCCACGCATTCTTTAAAGCATTATTGTTTCTAGGCTCAGGATCGGTTATCCATTCTTTACACGACGAACAGGATCTACGAAGAATGGGTGGATTGAAAACTCAGATGAAAGTGACTTGGTTCACTTTTTTATTGGGAACCCTGGCGATTTCGGGGATTCCTCCGTTTAGCGGATTCTTTTCCAAAGATCTAATATTAGAAAAAGCGTATTTTTTCCATCCTCTTTTTTTCGGATTGGGAGTCGTGACCGCCCTATTAACGACGTTCTATATGTTTCGCTTAACATTTCTTGCGTTTACGGGATCTTCCAGAATCTCGCCGAGCGTTCATCCGCATGAATCTCCTTGGACGATTACGCTTCCGTTAATCTTATTAGCTTTCGGCGCTGCTTTCAGCGGATTTCTTTTCGTTCCCGAATCGTTAGGCGGCGTCGATCTTTTAGAACGTTATTTCCAGCCGATTTTTGCTTTAGGAAAAGAATACTCTCAATCCGCGATTCGTCATTCGGTAAACGTTCATCATTTAAGTCCCAGTGCCGAACTGACCTTGGCTTTGTTGTCTTTAGGAGCCGTGGGGATCGGTTTTGGCCTAGCCTGGAATTTCTATTTTCGTAAAGGCGAGATTCCACCGTCGGAAGAAGAATACTTAGGTTGGCGTAAATGGATCGCCAAGAAATACTATGTAGACGAGTTCTTTTCGAACATAGTTGTCGGGCCCATTTTATTCTTTTCGGAATTCTTTTCTTCGATTGTAGAAAAGCAGTTCATAGATAAGATACTCGTTAATACCGGTAGGCTTTCTTCGGGCATTTCCCTGGTGCTTAGGCGTTTGCAGACCGGAACCATCGTTGATTATGCTTTTATGATCATCCTTGGTACTATTTTGATTCTATCTTTGTTCCTTTGGAGGGGATTGTAA
- a CDS encoding complex I subunit 4 family protein, with translation MPQYYLTILLFLPVLGIPVLFFSSRESWIRSVASFITFSVFGMTVPLFLEFVQGDSGPQFVHRIPNFLDLGPGGLDYYVAIDGFSLLLIAMSAILFFLSSLSAVSNVKHRVREFFILLLLVETGVLGVFLSFNLVQFYVFWEWMVLPFALMVGIWGESGRIRASMKYLVFSFTGSVFMLASILVLYHYSSTFDLEELAVLPLSNIPSDLRFWLFIGFSFAFAIKVPLFPFHTWMPDVHEEAPTVGSVDLAGILLKIGLFAYIRVVIPIFPQVFLEYRDFFAGLAVAGIVYGAVVALTQTNSKRLVAFSSLSHMGFCILGILTLTEEGVSGGMLQMVNHGFTSGLLFFLLGMLHERTGTNNLADYSGIAKIAPSLAAFIGLAAFASAGLPGTNGFVGEFLILIGTFKYHILYGVLAGTAIIFAAGYMLIFAKSLLFGEPNRTTANLVPLNFREKFILTVTAGFILVMGVFPNPFLQFIIPSARVVLNSAGEEALKERAFSEKEGSLRQVERKYKDYRSLGGAVSSYEERIPVSKGTGIPGSRRSAKEKEE, from the coding sequence GTGCCCCAGTATTATCTCACAATTCTTCTCTTTTTACCCGTATTAGGAATTCCGGTCTTATTTTTTTCCAGTCGCGAAAGTTGGATTCGGTCGGTCGCGTCTTTCATTACGTTTTCCGTTTTTGGAATGACCGTCCCTCTGTTTCTCGAATTCGTTCAAGGAGACAGCGGACCGCAATTCGTACATCGAATTCCTAATTTCCTGGATTTAGGCCCGGGAGGACTCGATTATTACGTTGCGATCGACGGCTTTTCTTTGCTTCTAATCGCGATGTCGGCCATCCTATTTTTCTTATCTTCGTTATCGGCGGTTTCCAACGTAAAACACCGAGTCAGAGAATTCTTCATTCTTCTTTTACTCGTCGAGACGGGTGTGCTTGGAGTTTTTCTCTCGTTCAATTTGGTTCAATTTTACGTATTTTGGGAATGGATGGTGCTGCCGTTTGCATTGATGGTGGGCATTTGGGGAGAATCGGGTAGGATTCGAGCTTCTATGAAATATCTGGTATTTTCATTTACCGGATCGGTGTTTATGTTGGCGAGTATTCTCGTTCTTTATCATTATTCTTCCACGTTCGATTTGGAAGAATTGGCAGTATTACCTTTATCTAATATTCCATCCGACCTTCGTTTTTGGCTCTTTATCGGATTTAGTTTTGCGTTTGCAATTAAGGTCCCTTTGTTTCCTTTTCACACTTGGATGCCGGACGTGCACGAGGAGGCCCCGACGGTCGGTTCCGTGGATTTGGCTGGAATTTTACTAAAGATAGGATTATTCGCGTACATTCGCGTCGTAATTCCGATTTTCCCTCAAGTATTTTTGGAATATAGGGATTTCTTTGCGGGTTTGGCCGTTGCCGGAATCGTTTACGGAGCAGTCGTCGCTTTGACGCAGACTAATAGTAAGAGACTCGTGGCTTTCTCCTCTCTTTCCCACATGGGATTTTGTATCTTGGGAATTCTCACCTTAACCGAAGAAGGGGTTTCCGGCGGAATGTTGCAAATGGTGAATCACGGCTTCACTTCAGGTCTTCTTTTCTTTTTATTAGGAATGTTGCATGAACGAACCGGCACGAATAATTTAGCGGACTATTCAGGAATCGCAAAGATTGCGCCGTCCTTAGCGGCTTTTATAGGATTGGCTGCATTTGCAAGCGCGGGTCTACCCGGAACGAACGGATTCGTTGGCGAGTTTTTAATCTTAATCGGGACATTCAAGTATCATATCCTTTACGGTGTTTTAGCGGGTACGGCAATCATATTCGCTGCCGGGTATATGTTGATATTCGCAAAATCGTTACTATTCGGAGAACCGAATAGAACTACGGCGAACCTTGTTCCTTTGAATTTTAGGGAAAAATTTATCCTGACGGTGACTGCGGGATTTATTTTGGTGATGGGTGTTTTTCCGAATCCATTTTTACAGTTCATAATACCGAGCGCTCGGGTTGTGTTGAATAGCGCAGGTGAAGAGGCTCTAAAAGAGAGGGCTTTTTCGGAAAAAGAAGGATCTTTACGACAAGTGGAACGCAAATATAAGGATTATCGATCTCTCGGCGGTGCAGTTTCGAGTTACGAAGAAAGAATCCCTGTCTCAAAAGGGACGGGAATACCGGGATCTCGACGTTCCGCGAAGGAGAAAGAAGAATGA
- a CDS encoding SseB family protein — MSFFRKILSLLKGETPNASDSEADDSAFRYAMMQYGKKKNPKNLAKLSEELTKSSFLVPHLEAGKLPPGKKKKLKPKKKAPAKKKKKEADEIVLLYVSDENGRIFLPAFSHPKEVIRYFGKETPTIRLSARDLWWTGLRNKEIAGVVIDPATTLWILSREHLEVLQEG; from the coding sequence ATGTCTTTTTTTAGAAAAATTCTCTCGTTATTAAAGGGAGAGACACCTAATGCTTCCGATTCCGAGGCTGATGATTCCGCATTCCGTTATGCGATGATGCAGTATGGGAAAAAGAAAAACCCGAAAAATTTAGCCAAGCTCTCCGAAGAGCTTACTAAGTCTTCCTTTCTCGTTCCGCATTTAGAGGCCGGAAAACTTCCTCCTGGGAAAAAAAAGAAACTTAAACCCAAGAAGAAAGCCCCCGCAAAGAAAAAGAAAAAGGAAGCGGATGAAATCGTTTTACTTTATGTGAGCGATGAGAATGGGCGCATCTTCCTACCGGCATTTTCACATCCTAAAGAAGTGATTCGGTATTTCGGAAAAGAAACGCCGACGATTCGACTTTCGGCTCGGGATCTTTGGTGGACGGGACTACGGAATAAGGAAATCGCCGGAGTCGTAATCGATCCGGCAACGACCCTTTGGATTCTTTCACGCGAACATTTGGAAGTTCTTCAGGAAGGATAG
- a CDS encoding sensor histidine kinase: MSPNKNPIVGLAEYKSELRQKIFLWKNVPAFFEEVCKLALENAVFQKAIIIESDENNGKSAIRISKLSPKEETAPQLVNSLIRLVTNKCDFSSNKPILLFGKDQLDGIENLRSAVFIPIFAAHMKFHVALLLLSDQETEFNAETEELLLDISYYLSYSFANLLEQEGKISALNAMDISERKFLVIFETVVDAIILITEKADILMFNSAAEKMFGYLEEEVTGKNVRILMPDPFHSEHDSYVNRYVNTLEKRIIGIGREVLAQKKDGHIFPIELAVSEVWLDGSRFFVGVIRDITRRKNAEDSLVAKNEELATLNKNLELRIEQEMHLRRERERILEAQSRMAAMGEMIGNIAHQWRQPLNAISILVQELEYTSLNDQLDNDYMRNTSLRIFDLLQSMSQTIDDFRNFYKPNKAKENFSLKNIIEKSLSLVSASMKHQNIRIETHFAGEDSAYGYPNELAQVLLNILSNAKDAILQHNPEEPAIQVKIYSELGKKIVSVKDNGGGFANEISEKIFLPYFSTKEQGSGVGLGLYMSKTIVEKNMGGRLSAHSDGTGAEFRIELP, from the coding sequence ATGTCTCCCAATAAGAATCCCATCGTCGGTCTAGCGGAGTATAAATCCGAGTTACGGCAAAAAATTTTTCTCTGGAAGAACGTACCCGCTTTCTTTGAAGAGGTGTGTAAGTTAGCTCTTGAGAACGCAGTTTTTCAAAAAGCGATCATAATAGAATCGGACGAAAATAACGGAAAGTCGGCGATACGCATTTCAAAGTTATCGCCCAAGGAAGAGACCGCACCTCAATTGGTGAATTCTTTGATACGATTAGTGACAAACAAATGCGATTTTTCCTCCAATAAGCCGATTCTTTTATTCGGAAAAGATCAATTAGATGGAATTGAAAATCTAAGATCCGCCGTCTTTATACCTATTTTTGCAGCACATATGAAATTTCATGTCGCGTTACTTTTGCTTTCGGACCAGGAAACCGAATTCAACGCCGAAACCGAAGAATTATTATTGGATATTTCCTATTACCTTTCGTATTCGTTTGCGAATTTATTAGAGCAGGAAGGGAAAATTAGCGCGCTCAACGCGATGGACATCAGCGAAAGAAAATTTCTCGTCATTTTCGAAACGGTCGTTGATGCGATTATTTTGATAACCGAAAAAGCCGATATCCTAATGTTTAATTCCGCAGCGGAGAAAATGTTCGGATATCTTGAAGAGGAGGTAACCGGAAAGAACGTTCGAATACTAATGCCTGACCCGTTTCATAGCGAACATGATTCGTACGTAAATCGATACGTAAATACTTTAGAAAAAAGGATTATAGGAATCGGGAGGGAAGTATTAGCCCAGAAAAAGGACGGTCATATTTTTCCGATAGAACTTGCCGTTTCCGAAGTCTGGCTGGATGGTTCGAGATTTTTTGTCGGAGTAATCCGTGATATCACACGAAGAAAGAATGCGGAAGACAGCCTCGTTGCGAAGAACGAAGAATTGGCCACCTTAAACAAGAATTTAGAATTAAGAATAGAACAGGAAATGCACCTCAGGAGAGAAAGGGAGCGGATCTTGGAGGCGCAATCCAGAATGGCCGCAATGGGGGAAATGATCGGAAACATCGCCCATCAATGGCGTCAACCCCTGAACGCGATATCAATATTGGTCCAGGAACTGGAATATACTTCTCTTAACGATCAACTCGACAACGATTACATGCGGAATACGAGCTTACGCATATTCGATCTTTTGCAGTCAATGTCTCAGACTATCGACGATTTTAGAAATTTTTATAAACCCAATAAGGCAAAAGAAAATTTCAGCTTGAAAAATATCATCGAAAAAAGCTTGTCCTTGGTTTCAGCGAGTATGAAGCATCAGAATATTCGAATAGAGACTCATTTTGCCGGAGAAGACTCGGCTTACGGCTATCCGAACGAGCTTGCGCAAGTTTTATTGAATATTTTATCCAACGCTAAGGATGCCATCCTTCAACATAACCCGGAGGAACCTGCCATTCAGGTAAAAATATATTCCGAACTAGGAAAAAAAATCGTAAGCGTCAAGGATAACGGAGGCGGATTTGCGAACGAAATCAGCGAGAAGATTTTCTTACCGTATTTTTCCACAAAGGAACAAGGTTCCGGAGTCGGATTAGGTCTTTATATGTCAAAAACGATCGTCGAAAAGAATATGGGCGGGAGGCTATCCGCTCATAGCGACGGAACAGGCGCCGAATTTCGTATAGAGTTACCATGA
- a CDS encoding thiamine-phosphate kinase, translating to MIPERAEVKVFRRGQESDLNEEELISSLYPPGKEQESDCYLGTDGCLITTDTIVEGTHFRLDWSSPADLARKLIEVNVSDIAAANGVPKKAFFNFGLSPSCNRKEFLNPFVQTFKETLYSYGIELCGGDTYRSQELNLTLTLLGKSDSPVSRKGGRAGDRVYLTGHIGASLLGYKILDGSNPSLPPGLREASIDRHLRPRSRLSLSRSLYSSYNIHAGMDLTDGLIQDLGKLAKVSRLVIEIELNRVPVLDGIEKAIGLEGILSSGEELELLFLSPDLIPSQWESVDITPIGSVRFTKENESPRVDFLLNEQLFRPTEGGFRHFT from the coding sequence ATGATACCGGAGAGAGCCGAAGTCAAGGTTTTTCGAAGAGGACAGGAAAGCGATTTGAACGAAGAAGAATTGATCTCCTCCTTATATCCTCCCGGCAAAGAACAGGAAAGCGATTGCTATCTCGGTACCGACGGTTGCTTAATCACAACCGATACCATCGTAGAAGGAACTCATTTCCGACTAGACTGGAGTAGCCCCGCCGATTTGGCTCGAAAATTAATCGAAGTCAACGTATCCGATATTGCGGCTGCCAATGGAGTCCCTAAAAAGGCTTTCTTCAATTTCGGGTTATCCCCTTCCTGTAATCGAAAAGAATTTCTGAATCCGTTCGTTCAAACATTTAAAGAAACGTTATATTCTTACGGTATCGAACTTTGCGGAGGAGACACATACCGTTCTCAGGAATTGAATTTAACCTTAACCCTACTCGGAAAATCCGATTCTCCGGTAAGTAGAAAAGGCGGACGTGCCGGCGACAGAGTTTATCTTACCGGACATATCGGCGCTTCTCTTCTCGGTTATAAAATTTTGGACGGATCCAATCCTTCTTTACCGCCGGGTCTTCGCGAAGCTTCAATCGATCGACATCTTCGACCTCGATCACGTTTGTCCCTTAGCCGTTCTCTGTACTCCTCTTACAACATTCATGCCGGGATGGATCTAACGGACGGATTAATCCAAGACCTGGGAAAATTGGCAAAAGTATCTCGATTAGTGATAGAGATCGAGTTAAACAGAGTTCCCGTTTTGGATGGGATTGAAAAGGCGATCGGATTGGAAGGGATTCTTAGCTCGGGAGAAGAGCTAGAATTATTATTCCTTTCACCGGATTTGATTCCATCACAATGGGAATCCGTCGATATCACTCCTATCGGATCCGTCCGATTTACGAAAGAAAACGAGAGTCCGAGAGTGGACTTTCTGTTAAACGAACAATTGTTCCGTCCTACCGAAGGCGGATTTAGACATTTTACATAA
- a CDS encoding NADH-quinone oxidoreductase subunit J, translated as MVGLFDNPQLLLFFIFSGIIIAGALGVVFHPNPITSAILLVLAFFALSGIYAVLGSVFVATMQVFVYAGAIMVLVVFVLMLLSLHDESAFKLWTHPLKKGVLLFFVALLGVVLINSVREGIPNTRSSPHGYSKTGNYEYDITQNGATKSTKVEGNTAVVGTSMFLDYLLPFEILSILLLTAVLGAVILGKKNLGKKPEEGEK; from the coding sequence ATGGTAGGACTCTTCGATAATCCTCAATTGCTACTGTTTTTTATTTTCTCCGGAATTATCATTGCGGGGGCTCTAGGCGTCGTATTTCATCCGAATCCGATCACATCGGCGATCTTATTAGTTCTCGCCTTCTTCGCGTTAAGTGGAATTTATGCGGTCTTGGGTTCGGTCTTCGTGGCAACGATGCAGGTCTTCGTCTATGCCGGCGCGATTATGGTATTGGTCGTCTTTGTCCTGATGCTACTATCCTTGCACGACGAAAGCGCCTTTAAACTTTGGACTCATCCCTTAAAGAAAGGCGTTCTTTTGTTTTTTGTGGCTCTGTTAGGAGTCGTTTTAATCAATTCGGTAAGGGAAGGAATTCCGAATACTCGATCTTCCCCGCATGGATATTCTAAAACCGGAAATTATGAATACGATATAACGCAGAATGGAGCTACAAAAAGCACGAAAGTGGAGGGAAATACTGCAGTAGTCGGAACTTCCATGTTCTTGGACTACCTTCTTCCGTTCGAAATTTTGTCCATCTTACTTCTCACAGCAGTGTTGGGCGCCGTTATATTAGGAAAGAAGAATTTAGGGAAAAAACCCGAGGAAGGCGAAAAATGA
- a CDS encoding NADH-quinone oxidoreductase subunit N: MSLIPGVNDLLSILPILILSGGGVLLLILQFAFQGAEFRVVRFASGLVLVGAFIALLHTQFEYPGPGKYFGDHYEVTSLGFWFGALYLVMAFGTILASPRSLQQHNMQFPEFYPLLLFSTAGMFLMTDGRDTVTIFVGLELMSLALYVLVGMARSDEYSLEASLKYFLLGSFSSGFFLMGIAFLFGGSGSTSLSESLKPLAISGFDANFTKIGLLLLLTGIAFKIALFPYHSWTPDAYEGALTPVTGFMATASKTASMGLLVIVFAHMPIPVFSSEWAWITGILALLSMTYGNFLALKQENLKRLLAYSSIAHAGYVVAGISLGVREEAIFYLMVYSCMSLGAFAIIAYLEQGRRQVTFASIQSLSITHPWSALALFLFFLSLAGIPPLGGFWAKLFLFQKIAEQGNNLARLLLIGGIANSALALYYYAKVGISAYMSSETGEISKDEKVRPSYGVVVVSGLSLVFILVGWYFLQPKDLTNITLERRSESIQK; the protein is encoded by the coding sequence ATGAGTCTGATTCCAGGTGTGAACGACTTACTTTCCATTCTCCCGATATTGATTCTTTCGGGAGGCGGAGTTCTATTATTAATTCTTCAATTTGCATTTCAAGGAGCCGAGTTTAGGGTCGTTCGATTTGCCAGCGGGCTGGTGCTGGTAGGCGCGTTTATCGCGTTGCTCCATACCCAATTCGAATATCCCGGTCCTGGAAAGTATTTCGGCGACCATTACGAAGTGACCTCTCTGGGTTTTTGGTTCGGAGCGCTTTATTTAGTCATGGCGTTCGGAACGATTTTGGCGTCTCCAAGATCATTACAACAACATAATATGCAATTTCCGGAATTCTATCCGTTGCTTTTATTTTCGACTGCGGGCATGTTCTTAATGACGGACGGGCGGGACACCGTCACGATCTTTGTCGGATTGGAATTGATGAGTCTTGCCTTGTACGTGTTGGTAGGTATGGCAAGAAGCGACGAGTATTCGTTGGAAGCGAGTCTCAAGTATTTCCTGCTCGGGAGTTTTTCTTCGGGATTCTTCTTAATGGGTATCGCTTTCTTATTCGGCGGTTCCGGAAGCACGAGTCTATCCGAGAGTTTAAAACCTTTGGCAATAAGCGGTTTCGACGCGAATTTCACGAAGATAGGACTACTTCTCTTATTAACGGGTATTGCATTTAAGATCGCGCTTTTCCCTTACCATTCCTGGACTCCTGACGCATACGAAGGCGCGTTGACTCCGGTAACCGGATTTATGGCTACAGCATCGAAAACCGCATCAATGGGGCTTTTGGTAATCGTTTTCGCGCATATGCCCATCCCGGTTTTTTCCAGCGAATGGGCATGGATCACCGGAATATTAGCTCTTCTTTCCATGACTTACGGAAATTTTCTGGCCCTAAAACAGGAAAACTTAAAACGATTACTCGCGTATTCCTCCATAGCACACGCGGGTTACGTCGTCGCAGGGATTAGTCTTGGAGTCCGAGAAGAGGCGATCTTCTATTTAATGGTTTATTCCTGCATGAGTTTGGGAGCGTTCGCAATCATAGCATATTTGGAGCAAGGTCGCCGACAGGTAACGTTTGCCTCAATTCAATCATTATCGATTACTCATCCCTGGTCAGCTCTGGCCTTGTTTCTATTTTTTCTTTCTTTAGCGGGTATTCCGCCTTTGGGAGGATTTTGGGCCAAGCTATTCCTATTCCAAAAAATTGCGGAACAAGGAAATAATTTAGCGAGGCTATTATTGATCGGTGGCATCGCAAATTCGGCCTTGGCTCTTTATTACTATGCGAAGGTCGGAATTTCCGCATACATGAGTTCCGAAACGGGAGAGATTTCCAAGGATGAAAAAGTAAGGCCGAGCTACGGAGTCGTCGTCGTCTCGGGTCTGAGTCTCGTCTTTATTCTTGTCGGATGGTATTTTTTACAACCTAAGGACCTGACTAATATAACTCTCGAGCGCCGATCGGAGTCTATTCAAAAATAA
- the nuoK gene encoding NADH-quinone oxidoreductase subunit NuoK — MNPAVLNPTISGIPVEYILILACIVFTIGVAGVLFRRSAVVIFMSIELILNSVNLVFVTFSKALYQVQGEVVVFFVMAIAAAEAAIGLALVVAIQRKKKTSFVDEMNLMKW; from the coding sequence ATGAATCCGGCCGTGCTCAATCCGACAATCTCGGGAATACCAGTGGAATATATCTTAATTTTGGCCTGTATCGTTTTTACGATCGGAGTCGCCGGAGTTCTTTTTAGAAGAAGCGCCGTAGTGATATTCATGTCCATCGAACTCATTTTAAATTCGGTAAATTTAGTATTCGTAACTTTCTCTAAGGCCTTGTATCAAGTTCAAGGAGAAGTGGTCGTATTTTTCGTAATGGCCATCGCAGCGGCCGAGGCCGCGATCGGTTTGGCTCTCGTCGTTGCGATTCAGCGGAAGAAAAAGACCAGCTTTGTCGACGAAATGAACTTAATGAAATGGTGA
- a CDS encoding DUF418 domain-containing protein, whose translation MPKNRIGFLDFLRGFALYGILVVNLPYFAKPMYLVGSAGENTNLLDSIASWIVAFFFESKFYVLFSFLFGYGISVQIKDWEEVESRNRYLRRMAGLFLIGLLHGIFLFLGDILLSYAILGCVAWLIRKKNPVWLLKFSLGFLLIAILCRMILAFGQDEYRSRLASSLPDILSETRSAYLGSFWDGAKQRATDTFISYPFTILFQWPSILSMFALGIVAGKTSFFERWEQSKNGVKKLIPWLLILGLSGNLIYSIHSRNLFVEDLSLIWQLGFSILDAVSAPALTICYVYWLGIYYHSESSLADRSWFESPGKFSLSNYLGQSVICSWIFCGWGLGFYDKLGNFQLLFLAFPIWFICVLGSKTWSRFFSIGPVETILRAVTYGKFRNIRFF comes from the coding sequence ATGCCCAAAAATAGAATCGGCTTCTTGGATTTTTTACGAGGTTTTGCTTTGTACGGTATTCTCGTCGTCAATCTGCCTTACTTTGCGAAGCCGATGTATTTAGTAGGCTCCGCCGGAGAAAATACGAATCTACTCGATTCGATTGCATCTTGGATCGTAGCATTCTTTTTCGAATCTAAGTTTTATGTTCTGTTCTCATTTTTATTCGGCTACGGTATCTCCGTTCAAATAAAAGATTGGGAAGAAGTCGAATCTCGCAATCGCTATCTTCGAAGAATGGCCGGCCTATTTTTGATCGGATTGCTTCACGGTATCTTTCTTTTTTTAGGCGACATTCTTCTCTCATACGCGATCCTCGGATGCGTCGCCTGGCTGATCCGGAAAAAAAATCCGGTATGGCTGCTTAAATTCTCATTAGGCTTCTTACTCATCGCGATCCTTTGCAGAATGATTCTCGCGTTCGGACAGGACGAATATCGAAGCAGATTGGCCTCGAGCTTACCCGATATTCTTTCCGAAACTCGATCGGCTTATTTGGGGAGTTTCTGGGACGGAGCAAAACAACGTGCTACGGACACGTTCATTTCCTATCCGTTCACGATTTTATTTCAATGGCCTTCAATTCTTTCGATGTTTGCATTGGGTATTGTCGCAGGAAAGACATCCTTCTTCGAGCGATGGGAGCAAAGCAAAAACGGCGTAAAGAAATTGATACCTTGGCTTTTAATATTAGGTCTTTCGGGTAATCTGATATATTCGATCCATTCCAGAAATTTATTTGTCGAAGATCTTTCTCTAATCTGGCAACTAGGATTTTCAATACTGGATGCCGTCAGCGCGCCTGCATTAACGATTTGCTACGTATATTGGTTAGGAATTTACTATCATTCCGAATCAAGTTTAGCTGATCGCTCATGGTTCGAATCTCCCGGAAAATTCTCTTTATCGAATTACTTAGGACAATCCGTCATTTGTTCGTGGATCTTCTGTGGGTGGGGATTAGGTTTCTACGATAAATTAGGAAACTTTCAACTCCTATTCCTTGCATTTCCAATATGGTTTATTTGCGTTCTCGGATCGAAGACCTGGTCTCGGTTTTTTTCCATCGGCCCTGTCGAAACGATTCTGAGGGCCGTCACTTACGGAAAATTTAGAAACATTCGCTTCTTCTAA
- a CDS encoding response regulator yields MKKRPIKILFVEDELIVSISLSRILAGTFEEVITADDGVKGLQAFQKNSPNIVLTDIRMPKMDGLELSKRIKFLNPKIPIIGITASNEEETLSACRSVGMTEIIIKPLNATLLISKILQLLPD; encoded by the coding sequence ATGAAAAAGAGACCGATCAAAATTCTATTCGTTGAGGACGAGCTAATCGTCTCGATTTCGCTATCTAGAATTCTTGCGGGAACTTTTGAGGAAGTCATTACTGCGGATGACGGAGTAAAAGGATTACAAGCCTTTCAAAAAAATTCCCCGAACATTGTTCTTACCGATATCCGAATGCCCAAAATGGACGGTTTGGAACTTTCAAAAAGAATTAAGTTCTTAAATCCGAAAATTCCGATCATCGGCATCACAGCCTCTAACGAGGAAGAAACTTTATCCGCCTGTCGATCCGTAGGAATGACCGAAATTATCATAAAACCGTTAAATGCAACCCTGCTTATCAGCAAGATCTTACAGTTATTACCCGATTAA